In Vibrio sp. STUT-A11, a genomic segment contains:
- a CDS encoding aromatic amino acid transport family protein, which yields MSRSKVFGSTLIIAGTTIGAGMLALPLASAGIGFSTSLIIMLGLWALMAFTALLMLELHQYAESSATLHTLAKQILGQKGKWVASFAMLFLFYSLCAAYIAGGGAQFGDRLTQWFDLDISGSTSTVIFTLIVTLVVTIGTGTVDKVNRVLFAMKLVTMVAVLSFLAPNVTQSYLLSMPIEQGLIVAAIPVIFTSFGFHGSIPAIVNYLDGDTASLRKAVIIGSTIPLVIYIFWQIVTLGVVSQDTLIENGGLSLLIGQLSLTVHQSNLGNIVGVFADLALLTSFLGVSLGLFEFLGDTIKRSSDKPNRLVAALITFIPPLGFALFYPQGFIMALGYAAIALAILAIFLPLVMVIKVRRSNDFTGEYRVAGGQGALVITGIAGTGIVGAQVLITLGVLPALG from the coding sequence ATGAGTCGTTCTAAAGTATTTGGTAGTACCCTAATTATTGCAGGGACTACAATTGGTGCCGGAATGCTGGCGCTTCCTCTTGCTTCTGCTGGTATCGGTTTTTCCACTTCCCTCATCATTATGTTGGGGCTTTGGGCTCTAATGGCATTTACTGCCTTGCTGATGCTCGAGCTTCATCAGTATGCTGAAAGCAGTGCAACACTTCATACCCTGGCGAAACAAATTCTCGGCCAGAAAGGCAAATGGGTTGCCAGTTTTGCAATGCTTTTTCTGTTCTACTCTTTGTGCGCAGCATACATTGCTGGTGGCGGTGCACAATTTGGTGATCGCTTAACGCAGTGGTTTGATCTCGATATTTCAGGATCGACTTCAACTGTTATCTTCACACTTATCGTGACTTTGGTTGTGACGATTGGCACGGGTACCGTAGATAAAGTTAACCGCGTATTATTTGCAATGAAGCTTGTTACCATGGTTGCGGTCTTATCATTCCTGGCACCCAACGTGACACAGTCTTACCTGTTGAGTATGCCAATTGAGCAGGGTCTTATTGTCGCGGCGATTCCTGTGATTTTTACTTCATTTGGTTTTCACGGCAGTATTCCGGCTATTGTGAACTACCTTGACGGAGATACTGCTTCATTGCGTAAAGCGGTGATCATTGGATCAACCATTCCATTGGTCATTTACATCTTTTGGCAAATCGTAACGTTGGGTGTGGTCAGTCAAGATACCCTTATCGAAAATGGCGGGTTGAGTTTACTTATTGGCCAGTTGTCACTGACGGTTCATCAATCAAACTTGGGTAATATTGTTGGCGTGTTTGCAGATTTAGCGCTTTTGACGTCTTTCCTGGGCGTGAGCCTTGGGTTGTTTGAGTTCTTGGGTGATACGATCAAAAGAAGCAGTGATAAGCCGAACCGCTTAGTTGCTGCGTTAATCACTTTCATTCCACCGTTAGGTTTTGCTCTGTTCTACCCTCAAGGCTTTATCATGGCGTTAGGATATGCGGCTATCGCACTGGCTATTCTGGCTATATTTTTACCGCTAGTTATGGTGATTAAAGTGCGTCGCTCTAACGATTTTACCGGAGAATATCGCGTAGCTGGCGGGCAGGGCGCGTTAGTGATCACGGGTATTGCGGGTACGGGGATAGTCGGCGCACAGGTATTAATTACTCTTGGAGTTTTACCTGCCTTAGGTTGA